One stretch of Azotosporobacter soli DNA includes these proteins:
- a CDS encoding PilN domain-containing protein, translated as MRLSVNLLAPQERPNAALSQRCVFLLIMFCVLFILAKYGHGLYCKNLLEEELRATTQKYQILRSSELVMTAAEDKWLKIQMRDQVLLNLSKERVSWHAVLAHLGAVVPPAIYLTEVNSGDSGVISIKGRAATSPEILKFVQLLEKDNLFSQPNILTVSQDDGVEAGARFEIIVKIKGLSP; from the coding sequence TTGAGACTGAGCGTCAATCTACTGGCTCCGCAAGAGCGTCCGAACGCCGCTTTGTCGCAGCGCTGTGTATTTCTGCTAATCATGTTTTGTGTTTTGTTTATTCTCGCAAAATATGGTCATGGCTTATATTGCAAAAACCTGCTTGAAGAAGAACTGCGTGCGACGACGCAGAAATATCAAATCCTGCGTAGTAGTGAGCTTGTGATGACGGCGGCAGAAGACAAGTGGCTGAAGATACAAATGCGTGATCAAGTCTTATTGAATTTGTCTAAAGAGCGTGTATCATGGCATGCGGTATTGGCGCATTTGGGTGCTGTAGTGCCACCGGCGATTTATCTGACTGAAGTCAATAGCGGCGATAGTGGAGTGATTTCCATTAAAGGAAGGGCGGCTACTTCGCCGGAGATATTGAAGTTTGTTCAACTTTTAGAAAAGGATAATTTATTTAGCCAACCGAATATCCTGACCGTCAGTCAGGATGACGGCGTTGAAGCCGGTGCTAGATTTGAAATAATTGTTAAGATCAAGGGGCTGTCGCCGTGA
- a CDS encoding late competence development ComFB family protein: MMQVKNFMEDLVWEKVDEVIDCQKNLCRCEHCRYDVVALALNFLPPRYVVSHQGEMFTKVKELEQQFNIDILSAITNAAIIVSGKPRHEQGEKRIEPHQSTEDAY; encoded by the coding sequence ATGATGCAGGTAAAGAACTTTATGGAAGACTTGGTTTGGGAAAAAGTAGATGAGGTGATTGACTGTCAGAAAAACTTATGTCGGTGCGAGCATTGTCGCTATGATGTCGTTGCTTTAGCGCTGAACTTTTTGCCGCCGCGTTATGTTGTTAGCCACCAAGGGGAAATGTTTACCAAGGTTAAGGAGCTGGAGCAGCAATTTAATATTGACATTTTGTCAGCCATCACCAATGCGGCCATTATTGTCAGCGGAAAACCGCGGCATGAACAGGGAGAAAAACGGATTGAACCCCATCAAAGCACTGAAGACGCTTATTAA
- a CDS encoding efflux RND transporter permease subunit yields the protein MNFLRIFIRRPVFTTMLVFVLVVFGLSSLPKLGIDLMPDVEYPLVSVLVTWKGASPEEMESLVTKPIEDAVSSVAGIKTITSLSKEGVSQVTIEFILGVDPRMAAADVREKVGGVRRTLPDQIDEPVTQRYDITASSVVYFSLASDQRPRGEIRKMANDVIKERLQQIDGVGDVGINGGSDREIQVRIDPRKLDAYGLTMDQILSAVNSANANVPGGYVKEKGFEMIVRTLGQYKTVEEIGTIAVANQNNRVLYLTDVAEVKDSFSEERTYARTDGTPSVVVSVQKQSGTNTVAVADAVKAEMDKIQKELPKDVKVTIVRDGSLYIKSNVEDVANSLIIGGFLAVVIVFLFLRDTRATLIGALAIPTSVIATFSLMKVGGFTLNNMSLMGLSLAVGILIDDAIVVVENIHRHIEEGASPADGAFSGTVEISLAVLATTLSILAVFVPVGSMGEIIGMFFRQFGLTVAFAVAFSLFVALTLAPMLSARWLRPHDEEPPKRPTVIAAFNRFIERGLDKWEAGFLFIRDAYRQFLQWALHHPWLIVGVAVLSLVVNVFFIPLLGFEFQPTYDSGEFNIFMTAPPGTSIEKMQELAKPVEQEVLALPEKRAAFLNIGYSRNPVNKAMIGVKLKDIDQRDRTMMEIMDALRMKFRNYTGMKISVVAASTSGGRGDNRAVQVGFQGSDMSVLKQLSQELAERLRQIPGSADVDTSASDYQPEVQVVVDRMKAGQAGVNVDSVGAIVQTAFAGNTTGNRYRVGDKDYDIRVRLKDELRTKPDDVANIRVTSKFGGQVRIGDIAQVKFTSGPTQIDREDRQREIIVYANNVGVSAGEIITAAQNEIAQMNIPFGYHYKFVGQTRSMNDSFKEIGRALLIAVILIYMVLAAQFESFIHPLTIMLSLPFAMIGAILGLLISAKTVNIMSLIGIIMLMGLVAKNAILLVDYANTLRERDGLSREEALLEAGTVRLRPILMTTAAMVLGMLPVAFGWGAGAELRSSMGVVVVGGLITSTILTLIVVPQMYIFMDNLQNWRSRYRGKSKKILEQGQE from the coding sequence ATGAATTTTCTAAGGATTTTTATTCGTCGACCGGTTTTTACGACCATGCTGGTATTTGTACTGGTCGTATTTGGTTTGTCATCATTGCCTAAACTGGGCATCGATTTAATGCCGGATGTCGAATATCCGCTTGTTTCGGTACTGGTGACCTGGAAAGGCGCTTCGCCGGAAGAAATGGAAAGTTTGGTCACAAAACCGATCGAGGATGCGGTGAGTTCCGTCGCCGGCATCAAGACGATCACGTCCTTGTCGAAGGAAGGCGTTTCTCAGGTTACGATTGAATTCATACTCGGCGTCGATCCTCGTATGGCGGCGGCTGACGTGCGTGAAAAAGTAGGCGGTGTACGTCGCACTTTACCGGACCAGATTGATGAGCCGGTGACGCAGCGCTATGACATTACGGCTTCCTCCGTTGTTTATTTCAGTTTGGCGTCAGATCAGCGACCGCGCGGTGAAATCCGCAAGATGGCCAATGATGTCATAAAAGAGAGGTTGCAACAAATCGATGGCGTCGGCGATGTCGGAATTAACGGCGGTAGTGACCGTGAAATTCAGGTGCGAATCGATCCGCGTAAACTGGATGCTTATGGACTGACGATGGATCAAATCCTTTCGGCGGTTAACAGCGCAAATGCCAATGTTCCCGGCGGCTACGTTAAGGAAAAAGGGTTTGAGATGATTGTTCGCACGCTGGGACAATATAAGACGGTTGAAGAAATCGGTACGATTGCAGTTGCGAATCAAAACAATCGAGTCCTTTATTTGACGGACGTGGCGGAAGTCAAAGATTCATTTTCGGAAGAACGTACTTACGCACGCACGGATGGTACTCCTTCCGTCGTGGTATCCGTACAAAAGCAATCCGGTACGAATACGGTTGCGGTTGCCGATGCCGTTAAGGCCGAAATGGACAAGATCCAAAAAGAACTTCCCAAAGACGTCAAGGTAACGATTGTTCGTGACGGTTCGCTATATATCAAGAGCAATGTGGAAGATGTGGCCAATTCTTTGATTATTGGCGGTTTCTTGGCTGTTGTTATTGTTTTCTTGTTTTTGCGTGATACACGGGCGACCTTAATTGGCGCGTTGGCGATTCCGACATCCGTTATCGCGACGTTTAGCCTGATGAAGGTCGGCGGCTTTACCTTGAACAACATGTCTTTGATGGGCTTAAGTCTGGCGGTCGGAATATTGATTGACGATGCGATTGTCGTTGTAGAAAATATCCATCGCCATATTGAGGAGGGCGCTTCGCCGGCGGACGGTGCGTTTTCTGGCACTGTGGAAATTTCGCTGGCTGTATTGGCGACGACATTGTCGATTCTGGCCGTTTTTGTGCCGGTTGGTTCAATGGGAGAAATTATCGGCATGTTTTTTCGTCAGTTTGGCCTGACGGTGGCCTTTGCGGTGGCCTTCTCGCTTTTTGTTGCGTTGACGCTCGCGCCCATGTTGTCGGCGCGTTGGCTAAGGCCGCACGATGAAGAGCCGCCAAAACGGCCCACTGTAATTGCTGCATTTAATCGTTTTATTGAGCGAGGGCTCGACAAGTGGGAAGCTGGCTTTTTATTTATTCGCGATGCGTATCGGCAGTTTTTGCAGTGGGCGCTGCATCATCCGTGGCTCATTGTCGGCGTGGCCGTTCTTTCGCTTGTCGTGAATGTCTTTTTCATTCCGCTCTTAGGTTTTGAATTTCAACCAACCTATGATTCGGGAGAATTCAATATTTTTATGACGGCGCCGCCGGGAACATCCATTGAGAAAATGCAAGAGTTGGCAAAACCGGTCGAGCAAGAGGTACTGGCTTTGCCGGAAAAACGGGCGGCTTTTCTCAATATCGGCTATTCACGCAATCCGGTCAATAAGGCGATGATTGGGGTAAAACTAAAAGACATCGATCAACGTGACCGGACGATGATGGAAATCATGGATGCCTTGCGAATGAAGTTTCGTAATTATACCGGCATGAAAATTTCGGTCGTTGCGGCATCCACTTCAGGCGGGCGCGGCGATAACCGGGCCGTTCAAGTCGGTTTTCAGGGCAGTGACATGAGCGTATTGAAGCAACTATCGCAAGAACTTGCTGAACGCTTGCGCCAGATTCCAGGTTCTGCCGACGTCGATACGTCGGCCAGCGATTATCAACCGGAGGTTCAGGTCGTTGTCGATCGGATGAAAGCAGGGCAGGCGGGAGTCAACGTCGATTCCGTAGGCGCGATTGTGCAAACTGCGTTTGCCGGCAACACTACGGGAAACCGTTACCGGGTTGGTGATAAGGATTATGATATTCGGGTACGGCTCAAGGATGAGCTGCGAACTAAACCGGACGATGTCGCCAATATCCGCGTGACCAGTAAATTTGGCGGACAGGTTCGAATAGGCGATATTGCGCAAGTTAAATTCACATCTGGACCGACCCAGATCGATCGTGAAGATCGTCAACGTGAAATTATCGTATATGCCAATAATGTTGGCGTTTCCGCTGGCGAAATCATCACGGCGGCGCAAAATGAAATTGCGCAGATGAATATCCCGTTTGGCTACCATTACAAGTTCGTCGGGCAGACGCGCAGCATGAACGACTCCTTCAAGGAAATCGGACGTGCACTGTTAATTGCGGTTATCCTAATTTATATGGTGCTGGCAGCGCAGTTTGAAAGCTTTATTCATCCGTTGACGATTATGCTGTCGTTGCCGTTTGCGATGATCGGGGCGATTTTAGGCTTGTTGATCAGCGCCAAAACCGTTAACATTATGAGCTTGATCGGTATCATCATGTTGATGGGCTTGGTGGCGAAAAATGCTATATTGCTGGTGGATTATGCAAATACGCTGCGGGAACGTGATGGGCTCTCTAGAGAAGAGGCGCTGCTCGAAGCTGGAACGGTGCGTCTCAGACCAATATTGATGACGACCGCTGCGATGGTACTTGGTATGTTGCCAGTTGCATTCGGCTGGGGCGCAGGAGCGGAATTGCGATCGTCAATGGGGGTTGTCGTCGTCGGCGGGTTGATCACCTCTACTATTTTGACGTTGATTGTCGTGCCGCAAATGTATATCTTTATGGACAATCTGCAAAATTGGCGGAGCCGCTATCGAGGAAAAAGCAAAAAAATACTTGAACAAGGTCAAGAATAA
- a CDS encoding shikimate kinase produces the protein MKNIVLIGFMGTGKSTVGRLLARRLGRPFVDSDKKIEMWHGMTIKEMFAQHGEAYFRQCEQEAIARLARYRHAVIATGGGVVLLEENMFRLRQHGVIIALTAELDMILARTSRKDVRPLLNKGEREKTVRELLNGRIERYQQADCVVDTTKLSPPQVVEKIMDFLQQGGYLRGRYNSAPRRP, from the coding sequence ATGAAAAATATAGTACTCATCGGTTTTATGGGGACTGGTAAGAGCACCGTTGGCCGGCTTTTGGCGAGACGACTGGGGCGTCCGTTTGTTGATAGCGATAAAAAAATTGAAATGTGGCATGGCATGACGATTAAAGAAATGTTTGCTCAACACGGAGAAGCTTATTTTCGTCAGTGCGAACAGGAGGCAATTGCACGCTTAGCCCGTTACCGGCACGCGGTGATTGCCACGGGCGGCGGTGTCGTTTTGCTGGAGGAAAATATGTTTCGCTTACGCCAACATGGCGTGATCATTGCTTTGACGGCAGAACTCGATATGATTTTGGCTCGTACGTCACGCAAGGATGTTAGACCGCTCTTGAACAAGGGGGAGCGGGAAAAGACGGTGCGAGAGTTACTGAATGGCCGCATCGAACGCTACCAACAGGCGGATTGCGTAGTGGATACGACGAAACTGTCGCCGCCGCAAGTCGTTGAAAAAATTATGGATTTTTTGCAGCAAGGGGGATATCTTCGTGGCCGATATAACAGTGCACCTAGGCGACCGTAG
- the aroB gene encoding 3-dehydroquinate synthase: protein MADITVHLGDRSYTIRILPGLLATLDQEMRKMKIGRKVIVVSDEHVAPLYAKTVLDALTAADFIVELYVVTAGEGAKSLATAMEIYSAAIRFGLDRKSAFVALGGGVVGDLTGFVAATYLRGVPFIQIPTSLLAQVDSSVGGKVAVNHPEGKNLIGAFHQPRAVFIDSQVLQTLSEREFSAGLAEVVKYGLLAEDDFMLWLEKNQDEIKKRQPDILAELIGRSCAAKAKVVEADETENDLRMVLNLGHTIGHSVEAWGGFKRYNHGEAVAIGLCGALILSCRLGLAKRELYQRTEKLLSSFGLPTQVEGCQSKELLGFIAHDKKVLDGAVRWILLEKPGCIKIRDDVALGLVEKTLAEIIK, encoded by the coding sequence GTGGCCGATATAACAGTGCACCTAGGCGACCGTAGTTATACGATTCGGATTTTGCCGGGACTTCTGGCAACGCTAGACCAGGAAATGAGAAAAATGAAAATCGGCAGAAAGGTTATTGTCGTATCCGATGAACATGTCGCACCACTTTATGCAAAGACGGTTCTAGACGCGTTGACTGCTGCCGATTTTATAGTGGAACTTTATGTCGTAACTGCCGGGGAAGGCGCAAAATCATTGGCGACTGCGATGGAAATTTATTCGGCGGCAATTCGTTTTGGGCTCGATAGAAAGTCGGCTTTTGTTGCGCTTGGCGGCGGTGTTGTCGGTGATCTTACCGGGTTTGTTGCAGCGACCTATTTGCGCGGCGTTCCTTTCATTCAAATCCCGACTTCGTTGTTGGCCCAGGTGGATTCGAGTGTTGGCGGGAAAGTGGCAGTGAATCACCCGGAAGGCAAGAATTTGATTGGCGCGTTTCATCAACCGCGAGCGGTGTTCATTGACAGTCAAGTGCTGCAGACGTTGTCGGAACGTGAATTTTCAGCTGGTTTGGCGGAGGTTGTCAAATATGGTTTGCTGGCCGAAGATGATTTTATGTTATGGCTTGAAAAGAACCAAGATGAAATAAAGAAACGGCAACCCGACATCCTGGCGGAATTAATCGGACGTTCTTGCGCTGCCAAGGCTAAGGTGGTAGAAGCTGACGAGACGGAAAATGATTTGCGCATGGTTTTGAATCTGGGGCACACGATCGGTCACAGTGTCGAAGCCTGGGGCGGATTCAAGCGATACAATCATGGCGAGGCGGTGGCAATCGGCCTTTGTGGCGCATTAATTTTGAGCTGTCGTCTCGGGCTGGCGAAGCGTGAGCTCTATCAGCGAACAGAAAAGCTGCTTTCTTCTTTTGGATTGCCGACGCAAGTAGAAGGTTGTCAAAGTAAAGAATTACTTGGCTTTATTGCGCATGATAAAAAAGTACTCGATGGCGCAGTGCGTTGGATTCTTCTAGAAAAACCGGGATGTATAAAGATTAGAGATGACGTTGCGTTAGGTTTGGTGGAAAAGACGTTGGCTGAAATTATAAAATAA
- a CDS encoding type 4a pilus biogenesis protein PilO → MKWWRKLKCVQQLALTMVFIIGATLFFWHVVLLPQDEEILLLENRCREEEERNRRITVFSGQHPDSERYLQELEQRQSVLMNLLPEQTEVAVFMLELERLAGESKVRLSNVKPGMPLNKNGYLDIALEVQVRGDYFSLLDFLRRVEGANRFTAIDKAAVQMQSGLLMTKLMVHIYSFGTGEPSITAANTNS, encoded by the coding sequence GTGAAATGGTGGAGAAAATTAAAATGCGTACAACAACTCGCGCTTACAATGGTATTTATAATTGGAGCTACCCTGTTCTTTTGGCACGTTGTCTTATTGCCGCAAGACGAGGAAATTCTCCTCCTGGAAAATCGCTGCCGCGAGGAGGAAGAACGTAATCGTAGGATAACCGTTTTTAGCGGACAGCATCCTGATTCAGAACGCTATTTGCAAGAATTAGAACAGCGGCAGAGTGTGTTGATGAATTTATTGCCTGAGCAAACGGAAGTCGCAGTATTTATGCTCGAATTGGAACGTTTGGCAGGTGAGAGCAAAGTACGGCTTAGCAATGTGAAACCAGGCATGCCGTTAAACAAGAATGGCTATCTGGATATTGCACTGGAAGTTCAGGTACGAGGTGATTATTTTTCGTTACTCGATTTTTTGCGTCGCGTTGAGGGGGCAAACCGTTTTACTGCAATCGATAAAGCGGCCGTGCAAATGCAAAGCGGTCTATTAATGACAAAGCTAATGGTGCATATTTACAGTTTCGGGACAGGAGAACCGAGCATTACAGCAGCAAACACGAATTCATAA
- a CDS encoding prepilin peptidase: protein MEHKITFLIFWMVFGAVIGSFINVCVYRIPRQVSLLFPRSHCPSCSTSLSWIELIPLIGYLWNRGRCRYCDRTISSRYPIVEVAMAGFGGFSALNGADLRNVLAIFTLSAFVLLIAIIDYDWQIIYDKVVIAFAISGIMIGSFQAESWQWMLSEHGAAVSIGAICLLSIALASHGGLGLGDVKFAAAAGIWLSWQQMILMLFIAFSSGGLIACALIFFGCKDRKDLIPFGPFLTLGLWLTYVYGKQIMAWYWVLFA, encoded by the coding sequence ATGGAACACAAGATTACTTTTCTTATTTTCTGGATGGTATTCGGCGCCGTAATTGGCAGCTTTATTAATGTTTGCGTTTATCGGATTCCAAGGCAAGTATCACTTCTTTTTCCCCGCTCACACTGCCCGAGCTGTTCGACATCGCTAAGTTGGATTGAACTGATTCCGCTTATCGGATATTTGTGGAATCGAGGGCGCTGTCGGTATTGTGACAGGACAATTAGCAGTCGTTACCCCATAGTTGAAGTGGCAATGGCAGGGTTTGGCGGATTTTCTGCCTTGAATGGTGCTGATTTGAGAAATGTTTTGGCAATATTTACGTTGTCGGCGTTTGTATTGTTGATTGCGATCATTGACTATGATTGGCAGATTATTTACGACAAAGTTGTCATTGCCTTTGCAATCAGCGGGATAATGATAGGGTCTTTTCAGGCTGAAAGCTGGCAATGGATGCTGAGTGAGCATGGTGCAGCTGTGAGCATCGGCGCAATTTGCCTTTTGAGCATTGCGCTGGCCAGTCACGGCGGTTTAGGGCTAGGCGATGTGAAATTTGCTGCTGCTGCCGGTATTTGGCTAAGCTGGCAGCAGATGATACTGATGCTGTTTATTGCATTTAGCAGTGGCGGATTAATTGCCTGTGCATTGATCTTTTTCGGCTGCAAGGACCGCAAAGACTTGATTCCTTTTGGACCGTTTTTGACGTTGGGACTTTGGCTGACGTACGTGTATGGAAAACAAATTATGGCGTGGTATTGGGTTCTTTTTGCCTGA
- the aroC gene encoding chorismate synthase has translation MYMFRFMTAGESHGQGLIAIIDGMPAGIPLSLDAIQEDLARRQQGYGRGGRMKIEKDRAEVLSGMRFGETLGSPLTLLIRNKDWVNWEERMSAYGPQSGEAVTAARPGHADLTGILKYEREDVRDILERASARETAARVAVGAVARQLLAVCGITLASHVIEIGGVKSTVEVKSATELEGLFQRSELACMDPEAETAMKEAIRQAGIAGDTLGGCFEVLAQGLPPGLGSHVQWDRRLDGRLAAALMSIPAIKGVELGAGFAYGSLSGRQAHDEIFYQPERGYYRETNRAGGVEGGMSNGEALIARAVMKPIPTLMSPLRTVDIRTHQPVEASTERSDVCAVTAAAVVGEAMVASVLAEAVLEMFGGACLADLLANMEQYRARVARG, from the coding sequence ATATACATGTTCCGATTCATGACAGCAGGAGAATCACATGGTCAGGGTTTGATTGCCATTATTGACGGTATGCCGGCAGGGATACCTCTTTCGTTGGACGCAATCCAGGAGGACTTGGCGCGTCGTCAGCAAGGGTATGGACGCGGCGGGCGAATGAAGATTGAAAAAGATCGCGCAGAAGTTTTATCGGGGATGCGTTTTGGCGAAACGCTGGGCAGTCCGTTGACGCTGCTGATCCGCAACAAAGATTGGGTCAACTGGGAGGAACGGATGTCGGCGTATGGGCCGCAAAGCGGCGAAGCAGTGACGGCAGCCCGTCCAGGCCATGCCGATTTGACGGGGATATTGAAGTATGAGCGTGAAGATGTTAGAGACATTTTGGAACGGGCCAGTGCAAGGGAAACAGCCGCCCGCGTTGCGGTAGGAGCGGTGGCAAGGCAGTTGTTGGCGGTTTGCGGCATCACTCTGGCATCACATGTGATAGAAATTGGCGGCGTGAAAAGTACGGTAGAAGTGAAGTCGGCAACAGAATTAGAGGGATTATTTCAACGTTCGGAACTGGCCTGCATGGATCCCGAAGCAGAGACGGCAATGAAGGAGGCGATTCGCCAAGCGGGAATAGCGGGAGATACGCTCGGCGGTTGCTTTGAAGTCTTAGCGCAAGGGTTGCCGCCAGGATTAGGCAGTCATGTTCAATGGGATCGACGACTGGATGGCCGCTTGGCAGCGGCGTTGATGTCAATTCCCGCAATTAAAGGTGTGGAGCTTGGAGCGGGCTTTGCTTATGGTTCATTATCAGGTCGGCAAGCGCATGATGAGATTTTTTATCAACCAGAGCGTGGTTATTATCGGGAAACTAATCGTGCAGGCGGCGTAGAGGGCGGCATGAGTAATGGAGAAGCCTTAATTGCACGTGCAGTCATGAAGCCGATACCGACGCTGATGTCCCCGCTGCGTACGGTCGATATCCGGACGCACCAGCCGGTGGAAGCAAGTACGGAACGTAGTGACGTTTGCGCGGTTACTGCGGCGGCAGTTGTTGGTGAAGCTATGGTCGCCAGTGTACTGGCAGAGGCGGTGCTTGAGATGTTTGGCGGTGCCTGCTTAGCTGATCTATTGGCAAATATGGAACAGTACCGCGCGCGGGTGGCGCGGGGATGA
- the pilM gene encoding type IV pilus biogenesis protein PilM encodes MNPIKALKTLIKKRNGPLVGIDFGTTAIKVAEVVWRKNKPCLQASGSIEHLFSKDGEEEVLTDRLKQLLLSAGVKGRQAVFSIGGRNHFVRQIAYPPMPLRELKEAIRWDLEKYVPYQADEYYYDFAVLPAKEAVAEQIVLLVAIPRRSVDYMTKIIKNVGLIPFAAEIESLALVRTVLTDENFAVLDLSSKASKLFLYQNGCPVLERSLEAIPKEKRALNPLGKAGEDAVGNLNFAVLIEKLSTEVLRTIEYYRMHNAQALLERVFVCGGAARMENLLEQLSLQLDLPVSLHNPLENVVFSPVLDPRQLQQTAPQLAVAIGLALRGGEGG; translated from the coding sequence TTGAACCCCATCAAAGCACTGAAGACGCTTATTAAGAAAAGAAACGGCCCCTTAGTCGGAATCGATTTTGGCACTACGGCTATCAAGGTTGCAGAGGTTGTCTGGCGCAAAAACAAACCTTGTTTGCAGGCAAGCGGATCTATTGAACATCTTTTCTCGAAGGATGGAGAGGAAGAAGTTTTGACGGATCGGCTTAAACAGTTATTGCTTTCAGCGGGCGTCAAGGGAAGGCAGGCTGTTTTTTCAATTGGCGGGCGGAACCATTTTGTACGACAAATAGCGTATCCGCCTATGCCGTTACGGGAGTTGAAGGAAGCTATCCGCTGGGATTTAGAAAAATATGTTCCGTATCAAGCGGACGAATATTATTATGATTTTGCAGTCTTGCCAGCGAAGGAAGCGGTAGCCGAGCAAATCGTGCTGTTGGTTGCGATTCCGAGGCGGAGCGTTGATTATATGACAAAAATTATTAAAAATGTCGGACTGATTCCTTTTGCGGCAGAGATCGAGTCACTGGCATTAGTGCGCACTGTTTTGACGGATGAAAATTTTGCGGTGCTTGATCTTAGCAGCAAAGCATCTAAACTATTTCTCTATCAAAATGGCTGCCCTGTGTTGGAGCGGAGTTTAGAGGCGATTCCAAAAGAAAAGCGAGCGTTGAATCCGTTGGGCAAAGCAGGGGAAGATGCAGTCGGTAACTTAAATTTTGCAGTATTAATTGAAAAATTGTCGACGGAAGTGTTGCGAACGATTGAATACTACCGAATGCACAATGCGCAGGCGCTGCTAGAGCGCGTCTTTGTCTGCGGCGGAGCTGCTCGAATGGAAAATCTGTTGGAACAGTTATCGCTTCAGTTGGATTTACCTGTTTCATTGCATAACCCTTTAGAGAACGTAGTGTTTTCGCCGGTTCTCGATCCGCGGCAACTTCAGCAGACAGCGCCACAACTGGCCGTTGCGATTGGTTTGGCGTTGCGGGGAGGTGAAGGCGGTTGA
- a CDS encoding efflux RND transporter periplasmic adaptor subunit, whose amino-acid sequence MKRKKLVYGISIALIIMAALIGFKIYSNIQTAKDKAAAMGKGRIATVEVMPVFKKSITPTFTLTASLDPVWRSDISPKLDGRIGALFVEEGQWVTAGQSLATLENGEFGAQVSQAQGTLYASAADLSQARVDLSRAQSLFAQGAISQQQLDAAGAKVANLEGLVRANRGNVGYQEARLENTNVTTPHRGVILNRYLQTGDYAKAGTAIVTVADTSVMLAKATVGEGQITQLKLGDMAQVLVEALSTQPFIGKITKIVPAAAVPTRTFTIEVSIDNADNTLLAGLTAKVLVNGKIHPDAMVVPEAALVLFEDQRTVFVLSEDQVVQRKLKIGYVGDGYAEVLDGLKPGELIVVAGQNTVRDGARVKVAATREAGQL is encoded by the coding sequence GTGAAACGGAAAAAATTAGTATATGGAATCAGCATTGCACTTATAATTATGGCAGCACTTATCGGTTTTAAAATTTACAGTAATATACAAACGGCTAAAGACAAAGCGGCTGCCATGGGGAAAGGTCGAATCGCGACAGTTGAAGTGATGCCGGTTTTCAAAAAGAGTATTACGCCAACTTTCACACTTACGGCGTCATTAGATCCGGTGTGGCGTTCAGATATCAGTCCTAAACTGGATGGACGGATTGGCGCTCTGTTTGTTGAAGAAGGCCAATGGGTAACGGCGGGGCAATCCCTGGCGACGCTGGAGAATGGCGAATTTGGTGCGCAGGTTTCGCAGGCGCAAGGAACCTTATATGCTTCTGCGGCGGATCTGTCGCAAGCGCGTGTCGATTTGTCGAGAGCGCAGAGCTTATTTGCGCAGGGGGCGATTTCACAGCAACAACTCGATGCTGCCGGTGCTAAGGTTGCCAATCTGGAAGGTCTGGTTCGTGCGAATAGAGGCAACGTCGGATATCAGGAAGCGCGGCTGGAAAACACCAATGTGACTACGCCGCATCGCGGCGTGATTTTGAACCGTTATTTACAAACCGGTGATTATGCGAAAGCAGGTACGGCTATTGTGACCGTGGCGGACACCAGCGTGATGTTGGCTAAGGCGACGGTTGGAGAAGGACAAATTACGCAATTGAAACTGGGCGATATGGCACAAGTTTTGGTGGAAGCTCTATCAACGCAACCTTTTATCGGTAAAATTACAAAAATCGTTCCGGCGGCGGCGGTGCCGACACGGACGTTTACGATCGAAGTCAGTATTGATAATGCTGATAATACTCTCCTGGCCGGTTTGACAGCCAAGGTGCTTGTCAATGGTAAAATTCATCCAGATGCGATGGTTGTGCCGGAAGCGGCTCTGGTTCTTTTTGAAGACCAACGCACAGTGTTTGTGTTGTCAGAAGACCAAGTGGTGCAACGTAAACTGAAAATCGGCTATGTCGGCGACGGTTATGCGGAAGTACTGGATGGCCTGAAGCCAGGCGAGTTGATTGTTGTAGCCGGACAGAATACCGTGCGTGACGGCGCCAGAGTTAAAGTGGCTGCGACACGGGAGGCTGGTCAGTTATGA